The stretch of DNA ATCTCTCCTGCGCCTGAGAATCCTCACTACTGTCTGACCCCAGAGCTGCTCCAGGTTAAGCCTTATCCAGACAGCCGTGTGCGGCCGACCAGAGAGATCTTGGAGTTCCCGGCCAGGGACATCTATGTGCCCAACACCACATACAGGTACTGTAGTTTCAACTAGCCTAGATGATCCAGTGCTAGTAGTCCTTAGTCCAGTAGTTTGCACTCCTTCCTATTCGTACGATGCACACAATTGTTATACTAATAATAACTAcaaattataataaacataatattaatagtaacaTTATAAAAAAACTTAATTGTACTCTGGAAGTCTTCAAAGGAAGTAAAACattacaaataaatgaataatatataACAGTATAATCCCAAAGAGCGACCCAGCAGTTTAGGCATATGCTGTCCTAAACGAATATGGttttaatatgtatattttttttaaataacccaGTCAAACATCTAGTCCTGATATTCTATAGAATATCTGGGCTAATAAAGATAATTCACCAATTGAGTGGAAAGTAATTCTAGGAGACTGTGATTCTGTGATAAGCCTTCCGTAGTGGCTGAAGTTGACTGGTTGGACACCATAATGCAGTAAGGTCTTTAAATGTCATGGTTGGAGTCTACATGGATTTGTCAAGAAGTAGAAAAAGAATATGCATATTGATTAACACGCAGCCAGTTAAAGCATAATCACAGTACTTACATGTTTAAAACCAAATATGCTGCTGCTTTTTTGGGATATACCTAGTAATGTTCGCCAACCGCATGGCCTTGCCACTGGTTCACATGTATGACCTGTATGACTGGTCCAAACAGCTATTTTAGTCAAGGCCTCCCAGACAAGGTCCTTTATCAGTTTATGTTGACATAACTCACTACAAAGGACATGTTTGCCTGTTGGTAGATAAAAAAAAGGTAGCCGTAGCTCCAAAAAAGTTCCAACGGTCCAACAGCTAGGTCAGTCATGTTGAGTGGGGGAATGTAGGGTATCTGCTTACtaaacatgtttgttttttttaggtacTACATATGCAAACTTGGCCTAAAAACATTTACTCTTTACTCAAGACTCTTTAATTTGGCGTCTTAAGACTTTGAGTGTACAGTTTTACCAGGGATGACTTGCATAGATGTTTGTTTACTATTATTTAGCAATATTGAATATTCCATCTATAGTAATACTGTAGAAATACTGAGCATTCAAATTAACCAGGTTGTAGAATGCGATAGGAGCTGTAAGCATTTCAGCAGAGGTGCTGAGTTCAAATAATGAATGGACATTAACCTCACAGCAAATACAGTAAGGTTTATGTATCAGTAGCTAAATTTGGTTATAAGAGAATTTGCTTGTATCTGTAGAACCTTCGCAATGCACAGCCGTACTGAAGACAGAATAGATGGTTGTTGAgtttcagtttatttttttgttataaaAATGGTGTGTTACACTATTTCTGAAGACATATTCGTAAACAAAATCCTGTACAGTTGGGTATGCACAGTTTGTAGCCAGGAGTCAATATGACTCAGTAATGTAATTGAGCAAACAGTTAGTACTATCATAGCGCGTTTCTTGACCAACGTAGCGGGAATATGAACACTGTTTAAATACGGTATTTAAGTTaaactgcaataaaaaaaaatgaacaaacaagACACTGAGAACTCTTACACATGTATGCATTGCTCTATACTACTCTTAGTGGATATTTCAGTGGTGGACGATTATACATGTGGTTTCAAAATGTCTCAATTTCTATCAGCATGCAATTTTACTAgaagtgcattcagctatttcTGTGTTCTCTATGAACAATTTTTCCAAATCATTCAGAAAGGACAAGTTCTATCAAAACTGCACATGCAACATCTCCTTTATATCTACAACTCTGTCAGACATCAATGACCTGGTGCCGTTGCATCATTTCTTTGATGACGAGTCTGCGCTTTTGGACTGAGTGTGAAGAGAATGGGGAAACATCTCTTGGCCAGAGTCACTGCTGTCTACCTTTCTCATTGATCGAGAGTTGCCCAATCAATGAGGTTCAGCGAGCACTGAATCTAGGACGATGGCCTTATGGAGATCTTTGTAAATTTGAGGGTGTAAGAGCTCCCCCTGCCGGGTTTCCAATAGATCCCTTTCCTGCGCAGACTGCGACTTCTCGAGCGCGCCCAGGTGTACCGCCCATTTAGATTGGTGTCACCACATGCGTTAAACCACCAGCCACCTGTAAATTGTCAAAAGATGGGAATTCTTAAAGATATCAATGTTTTTCGAGCTACAGTTGGTGTTTTCATAcagtataaaccagtgtttttaCCTGTGTAGTTACGGGCACAGTTGGAATCCTCAAGGTTGTCGTTGTCCTTGTCTTTGGTAGAGAACATCATGCCAGTGTGGTTGCCCATGGCATCTGGCAGGTTCCCAGACAGAGGTGTCAGGTGGATCGTATAGTGAGATGCAGGGCCATCCAGAGTAAACATATACTCAATGtatcttctctcctctttccagtCCTCCAGCTGGATGTTTAGTATGTACTCTCCCTGTCTGACAATGGAGTGAATTTTTGCCAGGCCCAGCCAAaactcctctgtaatacaagaaACAAGtgttttgtcttgcaggttttgcTTGATACCTTATCTGAGGGTGAGAATAGCAATCTGTGGTGACacctgaaagtgtgtgtgtgtgtgtgtgtgtgtgtgtgtgtgtgtgtgtgtgtgtgtgtgtgtgtgtgtatgtatgtatgtatgtatgtatgtgtgtgtgtgggtgtgtgtgtatgtatgtatgtatatgtgtatatgtatatatatatatatatatatatatatatatatatatatatatatatatatatatatatatatatatataaaattttctttatttttatttattttttttgcaaggTTTGCTCTGGGTCAAATACTGTCAGTCAGCATTTGTGAAGGCTTATAGGAGCAAGCCatacaaacatgttttttcaCTAGAATGAAAGGTTCATGGCTGATCCTGATAGGCATTTTAAATCAGTTTGTCAGTCCACAGCGTTCCTCTCCACTTGGGACTGTCAGGAATTAGAATTTGGTCAGACAAATGACTTTTCAAATGACTTTTCCCTGTGGATTCTGACATGCTAAGCTCATGACATAATTTTGTCCTAGGCCTGATGCCAAGCATTTGTTGGCTGTAGCCTATTTCAATGCAGTtggccagacaccagcttcagCTAGTTTAATGTCGGCTACTGTACAATCACATGGTAGTGGTGTTCTGATTATCAGCAGGCCATAGATGCTCAGCTGTGTCTAGAGATGCATTCTTTTTCAGTACTTGTTCTTGTTGACTTTTAGAAATGACTACATATGTGTACACTTTgtagacaaaaatattgggttttaaaatgactttatcctgtttttgttggagtaactctttCCATTGTTTAGGGTGTTCAGATTTttgagaattgctgtgaggatttgataaaTTTTGGcatcaagagcattagtgaggtcagtctCCAtatcctcccaaaagtattggatggaacaccatcattcctgagaactcTGTATTACTGCTCCACAtagctttatagccctctagcccacacctggcattaggcatggtgcaaataggtccacgtttatctgctccatagagtcctattctattggcagtacttctctacagggactagacgagctgtgtgtgttcatttaaaggggtgtccacaaacatttaaatcAGTCTTTTggttaattttattatattctgTTAAATATACTTACTTTCCAAATTTCCAAATCCACGTTCATATTTGTCCCAGTTCTGGTCGAAATCTACAGACCCGTCCACTCTGCGTTGAATAACTGTGGCCACTCCATCTGCAAATTGAAGACATATTAATATCAACTGTTGTCCAAAATCCAAAACAAAAGTTATTcgaagtagagctgggcaatatgacggcAGTTTAACAGAATTGTGATAAATGACACGGTAAGGTTTTCCAAGCATATAATGGATATCCTCAGTGTGTAAGGAACACTAAGCAACTGCACATTGCATTACAGAAGGTGTAATTAGtctgtttaatttaaaatgaaGTTCAGCAGATTTttaatataaatcactgtactgtcCCAATATGGGAGAGAATTTGAAGAGCAGTTTTTCAGAATCTGCCACCAccaatgcatttttattttgcatATCAGAGTATCTTGATAAACATTGTGTATTATAAAATTGCCTTTAAAAATATCACCCACTCCTAATTCAAAGCATAATCACCTGTTTTAAGGCTTACCCGAAAGGAGCAAAATGATTATTTGGACCTGATTTGGAGCTTCTATGCAAACAGTTTTACTGATTTTTCAGGGGGGATCAATGTTGAGTCAACATGGATGGGCTGTGTTTTGTTTCTTACCTGAGCTGATCTCGCAATACACATTGAATGGCTCTGATTGATTGGGTTTGATCGGGTAAACTCCACTATTCCTATGGCCTCTGTTGAACACTTCACTGCAGTCTGTGGGAATGTCTGCAAAAAGAAAACCCTGATCATAAGAAAACCTCTATAACTGTTGGTTTACTGTGtgatatatgtatgtgtatgtatgtatgtatgtatgtatgtgtgtgtgtgtgtgtgtgtgtgtatatatatatatatatatatatatatatatatatatatatatatatataatgtgtgtgtgtgtgtatgtataaatatatatatatatatatatatatatatatatatatatatatatgtgtatgtgtatgtatatgtcttACTCTTACCAGTTGTGTCCATAGTTGAATTGGTGGAGTTGCTTGTTAAGTACTCTAGAAGGTCTGGTTCCTCTGGACTTAAATCTGCAGCTTTTTCAGCAGTTTCTTGGAAAGAGTCATAATTAAGCTGAAATTTAAATGTAGCAAGAAAATAACAGTAAAGACGATGGTTCCCACGAGAACACAGTGGTTAAGTTAACCTATCTATTTTGTATCTTATTAAGCAATATTAAGTGTGTACCTTCTCCTCTAAGTTCTTGATTTTGATTTTCTGAGAGTTGAGTTGCTCATGCTGTTCTCTCACTGACATTAGCAGGTCTTTGATGGTCTTCTCTTGAGAGTCAATGACGTCCTGCAACAAACCTCTCTTCAGTGCTTATGTGAGGGGGACGGTCTTCAGTTCATAACCTGTCTCAATTTACTCTAAATGCAGTCTTCAGTAATAGTCAGTAGCTCTCATTTGTTCACATTAGAGTATGGTAACACATATAAGTAGAGATGAGAATTGGATCTACAGTGATTTGATGAGGAAACACCAGCGTGATCTGAAGCAGGTCCACTTACCTTCAGGGCAGTGATCTCCTGGAGCTGCTCTAGGGGCATCATGCTCTCAGACAGGCCTTTCAGCTTCTCCTCCAGACTTCCTACTTTGCTCTGCAGGTGACTTCGCTCCTGCAGGATGTTGTTGATTTTGGAGTTGATCTCCAGTGACAAATTGCGAATCTCTTCGTTGTTGGATTTCAGGAAGGTAGTGGTTTTCTTcagcttctcctcctcctccttgatCTCGCTGGTCACGACTGAGAGCTGATAGAACGAGCGGTCAAAAATGTTCAGCTTCTGGAAGATGTCGTTGATTTGCGCCTTGGTCTTGTGCACAAACTCTCGCAGGCTCTGCCCCAGCTGGAGGAGGCCGTTAGCCAGCAGACGCACGTCGTCCAGCATTGCGAAGCGGGACCTGGCTTCTGTTGGTCGCGGGGTGATAGGAAGTGGTGCCTCTGTCACTGTACGTGGAGCTGCGTTGATGGTACACAGGCTCCCCAGGAAAATCAAGCAGGCAGCCTTCATTTTGACTTCTGACTGCTGTAGCTGCTTGTGTTTTAATTCCTGTACGGTCCTACTTGGTCTCTCACTCTTGCTTGcttccttccttccctccctctccctctctctgcctgttGTGAGAACAACAGCAGGAGAGCTAGTCTGccttcagtgtatatatacctctgcaagggaggggaggggggattCGTCGATCATTAAACTGGTTATGCTTGCTAACCTCCACccgctaaaaaaaaaaaaaaaaaaaaaatctctcggGAGGCTCCATCAGAGCAAACAAATTACAGCAGCATGCACATCCACCCCCCACGTCGCCCACCATAACCTCCCACTGCACATCCATAATCCAGTCCGCCATCCCTgtggctctgctgcagctgatAAGCAGAAAGGAACAGTGCCACCGGAGTGCTAATGAATCATCGGCCCGATCGATCTCATCATCGCCACAGCCACATTCGACTGATGGGACCCTGGTGCTGAAGTGggaattaataataaaagtgtgCAATTTATGTTCCTTGGTTTGATTTAATGGCTTGCTGAATCAGCGTCATATCACTCTCTGGTGCCACTGTGGAGGACTGAGAGTGTGAGGATTCTCGAAACTGTTCAACTTTGCAGCTGCCGGTGTTACATAGGAGGTTTAGGAAAAGTACTGTGTGTGCTAGATAGAGGAACTTCAACAAGTGGTAACAAGGGATCACAGCTAAAGACTAAAATGTGCTggattttaaaacatattttatgtatattatcATAGAATTCAAAGACACATGACTGTGTGTCTTTTTTGCTATGAATGAACATCTTGGTACATCCTATGAATCATTAGCTTGTATAACCACCTTTAGCAGCAATAACTTTAAGTAATGGTTTTCTGTGACTTTTATCAGTCTCTCAAATCATTCTGGAGGAATCGTGGCCATTCAATTATGCACAGCTCTCTTAAAAACTGATGGACTTTAAATTGTGTGGAAATATGCTGATTGATGGGCTGATGTATTTCCTCCTTTGTGTTAACATGCAGCTGAATGCTCAACTAATGGTCATTTGATCAGCAGCACCTGGCTGCTACTTACTCCCTTAATTCCTATGGAAGCAGTAAGGGTGTACTTAATTTTTCACACATTACTACTGCATTTTGGTCTAGTTTCTGTAATCTGTAATGTAGTGTTGTTCATCTTAATTGTGTTTAGCTTAATCTTAAGACCTACCAAGAACCAGatgattttttgtttgtttgttttcaaatTGTTTCCTAATACATTAAAACCATATAATTTAAAGACATACTATTTCATACTAAGTACACTCTCACGTTCTTTCTCTTGGATGAAAAGGTCCTAATGGACAAACCtactcacttactcacacattcactcacctTTAGTAGCCTAACCATTCTCCACAAGATGGAGCTGTAGGTACTCTAATAGCTTCCAGTGTCCTTTCAGTTTTTCTcttactctttttttcctcttattaatttctctctttttgtctgctGCATACTTGATAAACAGTCAGGAAAGCAAATGTGATATGTCAATGTATCAAAGTCTAGACTGTTGTGATTCATAACCAGAATGTAGAATGCTAAGTGGACAGTGGTCAGTGTCCTGAATGCAAATAGTGTTCTTATAAGCATGCTGGAAGGCTTCTAAACAAATCATTTCACCTCATATATTATTCAACAGGCTGACAGAATGAGACCGCACTGGTGCATGTTTACACAATGTATCTGGAACATCAGTACATGTGTATTTTCTCTTTGAAACCATGCATTCTCTGTGTGAGAGGATGCTATGGCCTGCATGTCATCTGTAGACCGAGCAAACAGAGCCTGTGTGTGCTGAGGGGCCTAACAGAATATCGGAGGCTTTaaggtgatggtggtggtggtggttagAGTTTTGTACAGTCTGGGATTGTATCTATAGGGCACCTAAAATCATGATCCTATTCATACAGCTCATACAGAGTTGTGTACCCACCGGCATTGTGGCTTGTGAAAAATTGATCGTCCACCAATCCCATTGTGACATGTGTAGGTCATAGGAAAGTGTACACCGAGCTCATGAACTGTGGACTGATTCCCCTTGGGGTTACATTCAGTCAATGACTTCCCTGGTCATTCACAGTGACttactatatatatagcttAGTGTTTCAGCTGCTGAGGTTGGATAAACTATGTCTTCCTATAGGGCTGTA from Salminus brasiliensis chromosome 7, fSalBra1.hap2, whole genome shotgun sequence encodes:
- the angptl3 gene encoding angiopoietin-related protein 3, with translation MKAACLIFLGSLCTINAAPRTVTEAPLPITPRPTEARSRFAMLDDVRLLANGLLQLGQSLREFVHKTKAQINDIFQKLNIFDRSFYQLSVVTSEIKEEEEKLKKTTTFLKSNNEEIRNLSLEINSKINNILQERSHLQSKVGSLEEKLKGLSESMMPLEQLQEITALKDVIDSQEKTIKDLLMSVREQHEQLNSQKIKIKNLEEKLNYDSFQETAEKAADLSPEEPDLLEYLTSNSTNSTMDTTDIPTDCSEVFNRGHRNSGVYPIKPNQSEPFNVYCEISSDGVATVIQRRVDGSVDFDQNWDKYERGFGNLEKEFWLGLAKIHSIVRQGEYILNIQLEDWKEERRYIEYMFTLDGPASHYTIHLTPLSGNLPDAMGNHTGMMFSTKDKDNDNLEDSNCARNYTGGWWFNACGDTNLNGRYTWARSRSRSLRRKGIYWKPGRGSSYTLKFTKISIRPSS